Genomic DNA from Deltaproteobacteria bacterium HGW-Deltaproteobacteria-18:
CCGAGTCGGGCGCCAGTTCGCGGGACAGGATGCGCATGAGCGTGGACTTGCCCTCGCCGTTGCGGCCAAGGAGACAGATGCGTTCGCCCGCATGAATCTGCAGACTGATGTTGTCCAGCAGGAGCGGACCGGAAAATGAGAGAGATATGTTGCTTGCGCTGATGAGTGCCATGGATTGGGGGAAAGCGGGTTGGTTGTTCGGACGCCCCGACTACTAGGGAGAATCATCCGGATTGTCCAGAAGGGAATCTAGCGCCTGAAAAGCCTGATCCAGCGCAGGATGTTGAACATGCTGGCCAGGGCCTGCGCAAGATAGGTCAGGGCGCAGGCCGTCAGGATCTGACGGGCCGCCTTCTCGTCCTCGGGCGGGATGTACCTTCCGGCTTTCAGCAACGGAAGGGCGCGGTTGAAGCTCGCGTCCAGCTCCACGGGCAGGGTCACCAGATGAACGATGACCGGAATGCCGAGCACCAGGACCGCCCCGAGAAGCAGCAGGCGGCCGATCAGAGGCACCTGCAGGGCCGCGCCCAAAAGCGGCGCGATCATGAGCGCCGCTGCCCCGATGCGCTCGGCCCAGATCCCGAACATGACCAGCCCCGTGCGAAAACGCAGCAGTCCGTCCCCGGACTGATCCTGCATGGCATGTCCC
This window encodes:
- a CDS encoding peptidase → MPYVVGFLVLVALIALPGLWARHVLERHGRDEYFSGTGIDLARILVQDLNLAGVSVETTELGDHYDPRDKVVRLNPATSGKRSLTAVVVAAHEVGHAMQDQSGDGLLRFRTGLVMFGIWAERIGAAALMIAPLLGAALQVPLIGRLLLLGAVLVLGIPVIVHLVTLPVELDASFNRALPLLKAGRYIPPEDEKAARQILTACALTYLAQALASMFNILRWIRLFRR